A section of the Cololabis saira isolate AMF1-May2022 chromosome 6, fColSai1.1, whole genome shotgun sequence genome encodes:
- the gja5a gene encoding gap junction protein, alpha 5a, translating into MGDWSLLGNFLEEVQEHSTSVGKVWLTILFIFRILVLGTAAESSWGDEQSDFLCDTQQPGCTNVCYDSAFPIAHIRYWVLQIVFVSTPSLIYMGHAMHIVRREEKQKRKEQEEREARGEEGENLQGSEKEYLQQKDSGKEATAEKSGRFRLKGALLQTYVLSIVLRTVMEVTFVVVQYLIYGVFLNALYLCNAWPCPNPVNCYMSRPTEKNVFIVFMLVVAGVSLLLSLVELYHLGWKSVKRCRRDRKERRVVAVAVSAPPESRSPSRPSASCTPPPDFNQCLTAPNSMNAMTSVPSHPFNTRMALQQNSANLATEHRHHSCDNLEDDEDFLRMRYEQAPVELPNGCSPPPLLPNGCSPPPLLHSGYGKDKRRLSRTSGTSSRARQDDLAV; encoded by the coding sequence ATGGGCGACTGGAGTCTCCTGGGGAATTTCCTGGAGGAGGTCCAGGAGCACTCCACCTCGGTGGGGAAGGTCTGGCTCACCATCCTCTTCATCTTCCGCATCCTGGTGCTGGGGACGGCGGCGGAGTCGTCCTGGGGCGACGAGCAGAGCGACTTCCTGTGCGACACCCAGCAGCCCGGTTGCACCAACGTGTGCTACGACAGCGCCTTCCCCATCGCCCACATCCGCTACTGGGTGCTGCAGATCGTGTTCGTGTCCACGCCGTCCCTCATCTACATGGGTCACGCCATGCACATAGTGCGCAGGGAGGAGAAGCAGaagaggaaggagcaggaggagagggaggcgcgaggggaggagggggaaaaCCTCCAGGGCTCTGAGAAGGAGTACCTGCAGCAGAAGGACAGTGGGAAGGAGGCTACGGCTGAAAAGAGCGGCAGGTTTCGTCTAAAAGGAGCTCTGCTGCAGACGTACGTCCTGAGCATCGTCCTCCGGACGGTGATGGAGGTGACCTTCGTGGTGGTGCAGTATCTGATCTACGGCGTGTTCCTCAACGCGCTGTACCTGTGCAACGCCTGGCCCTGCCCCAATCCCGTCAACTGCTACATGTCTCGGCCCACGGAGAAGAACGTGTTCATCGTCTTCATGCTGGTGGTGGCCGGCGTGTCCCTCCTGCTGTCGTTGGTGGAGCTCTACCACCTCGGCTGGAAGAGCGTCAAGAGGTGCCGACGCGACAGGAAGGAGCGGAGGGTCGTGGCGGTGGCCGTGTCGGCGCCGCCGGAGTCCCGCAGCCCGTCGCGGCCCTCCGCCTCCTGCACCCCGCCCCCCGACTTCAACCAGTGCCTGACGGCGCCGAACTCCATGAACGCCATGACCTCGGTGCCCTCTCACCCCTTCAACACCCGCATGGCTCTGCAGCAGAACTCGGCCAACCTGGCCACCGAGCACCGGCACCACAGCTGCGACAACCTGGAGGACGACGAGGACTTCCTGAGGATGAGATACGAGCAGGCGCCCGTGGAGCTGCCCAACGGCTGCTCGCCACCGCCGCTGCTGCCCAACGGCTGCTcgccgccgccgctgctgcaCTCCGGCTACGGGAAGGACAAACGGCGCCTGAGCAGGACCAGCGGGACCAGCAGCCGGGCGCGCCAGGACGACCTGGCAGTCTAG